The genome window AGCGCTGCAGTTCACCGTCGATCGGCTGTACGGCCAGGAGATCACCGAGCAGCGGCACGTGACGGGGCGGGATTTGTGCTGGGGCATCCGCGACTACGCGATCCAGTGCTGGGGTCTGATGGCGCCGTCGGTCCTGCGAAGGTGGAACATCGCCCGCACCGAGGATTTCGGGCGGCTGGTGTTCACCATGGTCGAGGCCGGCTGGATGGCCAAGAGCGACGAGGACACGCCCGAGGACTTCGCCAACATCTACGACTTCCGCTCCGCCTTCGCCACGCCGCTGAAGCTCGAAGAGAAGAAGATGAAGATGACCTGAGGCGATCCTCCCGCTGGGCCGCGCGATCCCCTTCTTCTTACCAAGCCGATTGACTTTCCAGCCGTGGGTGCTATCGTACTGCCTTTACATCGGGACGAGGTGTGTTGACGGTTGATTTGTTGGAGACGGGCGATGGCCAAGGTGCATGCGAACTGGCATGAGGACGTTTTTTTCGGGATTCACTACGATCTGCACGCATCGGCGGACGATACGGTGCTGGGCAAGGAGTTGACGGCCGAGCACCTGCGCGAGCGGCTGGACCGCGTGCGGCCCGACTGGATCCAGTGCGACTGCAAGGGTCACGCGGGCTATACGAGCTGGCCGACGCAGGTGGGTTCGACCTCGCCCGGCGTGGTCAAGGACGCGCTGCGGATCACCCGTGACGTGACGAAGGAACTGGGCATCCGGCTTGGCATGCACTATTCGGGCGTCTGGGACACTCGCGCCGTCGAGTTGCATCCGGAGTGGGGCCGGATCGACGCGAAGGGCGAGCGCAGCCCGCACATGACCTGCCGGATGAGCGGGTACACCGACGAACTGCTGATCCCGCAGATGCTGGAACTCGTCGAGAAGTACGACGTGGACGGGTTCTGGGTGGACGGCGAGAACTGGGCATCCGCGCCGTGCTGGTGCGAGAAGTGCCAAGCCGAGTTCACCCGCCGCACCGGCATCAAGGACATTCCCGCCGAGGCGGGCCAGGCCAACTGGGATGCGTGGCTGGCCTTTCACCGGGACCTGTTTATCGAGCACGTGACCCGTTACGCCGAAGCCGTGCATGCGAAGAAGCCCGAGTGCCTGATCTGCAGCAACTGGATGTACACGGTGCGCCAGCCCGAGCCGGTCCGGTGCCCGGTGGACTATCTCTCGGGCGACTACGACTGGCGATGGGGCGTGTACCGGGCGGCGGTCGAGGGACGGGTGCTCGACTCGCGCGGGCTGCCGTGGGATCTGATGGCGTGGGGATTCACGAAGGGCGGCGAGATGGACGGCACGCCGCCGTGGGTCGAGAAGACGGCCACGCACCTGTGCCAGGAGGTCTGCGAGGTGGTGGCGTTGGGCGGGGCGGTGATGGTCTACAACCTGCCGCAGCGGACCGGTTGGCTGACCGGCTGGCACCAGGACCTTCTCGGCGAGGTCGCCCGTTTCTGCCGGGCGAGGCAGGACGTGTGCTTCAAGTCGCACACGCGGTCGGAGGCGGCGGTGCTGCATCTGGCCGACCACTACTACGCCCACAACGACCCGCTGTACAACTACGGCGAGGCGGTCCGCCCGATCGAAGGGGCGCTGCACGTGCTGCTCGAGACTCAGCGGTCGACGGACATCCTGCTTCAGGAGCACCTGGATCGGCTCGACCGCTACAAGCTGGTGGTGGTGCCGGAACAGACGCGGCTGTCGAAAGAGACCCTTGCGGCCCTCGAGACGTTCGCCCGCAACGGCGGCTTTGTGATCGCCAGCGGCGACCATCTGGCCCGCGAGTGTTCGGAGCTTGTCGGCGTAGTGGCGGACGGTGATCCGCTTCGACGCGAGAGCAGCCGTAAGAAAGACTCGATCTTCTATCTGCCGGTTGACGGCCGGGCGGTCGGAACGGGCGGCCCGTGGAAGCCGGTCAGACCGGCCAAAGGAACCGAGGTGCTCTGCTGCCTGATGGAGGAGCAGGAATCGGAGAAGGACACGACGGACTGGCCCGCCGTCACCCGCCGCAAGGTCGGCCGCGGTGCGGTCATTGCCATTCACGGGCCGGTCTTCCGCGACTACTTTGTGGGCCACTATCCGCTGTTGCGGCGGTTTGTGGCGAAGCTGATCGACGGCCAGCCGATTGACTGGACGGTGACGGCGCAAGGGCCGTCGTGGCTGGAGATCGTGGTGCGGGAGAAGGACGAGCGGCTGCTGGTGAACCTGGTCAACCGCGGTGCGGGTGAGACGCTGTATCCGAATCGGTTGATCATCGAGCAGCTTCCGGCGATTCCGAACGTGACGATCCGCATTCGGCGGGAGAGCCCGCCGCGGCAGGTCGATCTGGCGCCGGACCACATGCCGGTCGAGTGGCGGTTCGCGGACGGCGTGTTGACGGTCGAGGTGCCGCTGGTCCACATTCACAACATTCTGGTCGTCCAGTAGACCGGGAGGATCGACGGTTGCCGGCGGACGCAGGCCAATTGGCTGAGGAGTTGATCGGTCGTTTGCGGGAAGCACCGGGCCGGTATCTGCTCGGGCTGACCGGCATTCCGGGCAGCGGCAAGAGCACGCTGGCCGCCCGGCTGCAGGACGCGATTGCCGAGCGATTGGGCCCGGACCGGTCGGCGGTGGTGGCGATGGATGGCTTTCACTGGCCCAATCGGGTGCTTGAGATGAGGAACCTGGTCGGCCGGAAGGGATCGCCGCCGACGTTTGACGCCGCCGCGTTCGCCGAGTTGCTGCGGCGGCTGCGCGAGGTTCCGCCACAGACGGTCATGGCTCCGGTCTATGATCGGCGGCTCCACGCACCGGTCAGCGACGCGATCGAGATCGGCCCGCGGGTCGAGCTGGTGATTGTCGAGGGCAACTATCTGCTGTTGTCCGAGGGACCGTGGGCGGCGATCCGAGGGCTGCTCGACCAGGTGTGGTTCATCGATATCCCGCTGGAGATGTCCATGCAGCGGGTCCGCGACCGTCACATCGCGGGCGGCATGGCCCCTGACGCCGCGGATGCCAAGGTGGCGGCCAACGACCGGCTGAACGCCGAGTTAATTCTCTCGACGCGGTCCCTGGCGGACGAAACGATAACTGCTGATGTATAACAAGAAGTGATAGTTGATCATGGACTTTCGGCAGGCTTTATGGTCTTGACTTTTTCAGCTTATCGGACTATTAGATTCTGCATTGTTGTGGATAAGCGGATAGGGACACTGATTAGGGGATCAGAGTCGGCATGATGGAAAAAGCGATCAGTTCAAAACAGGTATTTCGGTTCATTTTGTTTCTGTACGGGTGCTGGCTGGCCTTCCTGGCCTCGCTGGTGATGTTGCGGCATCTGGGGTACTAGGCTTTTTCGGCGAGGCGGCAGGGAGATCTTCCATGACGCGGTACAACTGGAACCGGCTGATCAATCTGGTTCTGGCGGTGCTGGTGGTGGGGATCACGTTTAGCGGGGTGGTCATGAAGGTGGTTCTTCCGCCGGGCAGGGGCGGGCGGCACCTTGGCGGTGGTCGCGGACAGGGGTGGGGACGCGCGATGCTCGAAGGCGGCGAGCCGGAAGGGCCGCTGACGCTATGGGGTCTGGGGCGGCACGATTGGGGCGAGATTCACTTGTGGCTGGCGACGGTGATGATCGTGTTGGTGGTGGTGCACATCTGGCTGCACTGGGGCTGGGTCAAGCGGGCGTATTTCGGATCGCCGTGTCCGCCGCAGGATGAGGTCGAGTCGTCCGGTTCCGATGAACCGTGCCCGGCCGATCGCTCGGCGTCCGAGTGAGGCTATTCGTACCGCAGGGCTTCGACCGGGTCGAGGCGCGAGGCCTTGTAGGCCGGGTAGATCCCGCTGACGATCCCGGTGATGATCGCGACGCTCAGGGCGGTGGTGATGACGGTGCTGGGCGTGTAGGGGCTGAACAGCCCGCGCGAGAGGTCCTCGATCGCCTTGCCCAGGCCGATTCCCAGGAGCACGCCGATCGCGCCGCCGATCAGGCTGATCGAGCTGCTCTCGGCGAGGAACTGGGAAAGGATGTCCGTCCGTTTGGCTCCGACGGCCATGCGGACGCCGATTTCGCGGGTCCGCTCGGTGACCGAGACCAGCATGATGTTCATGATGCCGATGCCGCCGACCACCATGCTGATGCCCGCGATGCTGTAGAAGACGATGCCGAGGATGTCGGCGTAGTCCTTGACGCCTTCGAGGAGCTGCTCCTGGCTGAAGAGTCCGAAGTCGGCCTTTTCGCCGGGTTTGATCTTGTGGCGCTTGCGGAGGAGTTTGGTGACCTGCCCGCGTCCCTCCTCGGTCAGGTCGGTGCTGCGGGTCTGGACCGAGATGGAGTGGACGCTTCGGTAGCCGAACAGGCGTTTCATGGCGGTGCTCAGCGGGACCACGACCTGCTCGTCGACGCGGGTAAAGCCCAGCGTGCCCTTCTTCTCCATCACGCCGACCACGGTGAAGGGCTTGCCCTTGATCTTGACCAACATGCCGACCGGTTCGGCGCGGCCGAAGAGTTCCTCCGCGACCTTGTGACCGAGCACCACCACGTAGGCTTCGGACTGGACGTCGCTGCGGCTGATGAACCGCCCGGCCCGGACGGTGTAGTTGCGGATGGATGAGTATTCCGGCGTCGTGCCGAGCACGCTGCACGCCATGTTGCGCGAGAAGTATTTGACGGAGGCCGCTCCGAGGACCTCAGGGGCGGCGCGGAGGACGGCGTTGCACTGGCGGACGATGGCGTCGGAGTCGGCGATGTGGAGGGTTTCGACGTCGCCGGTCGCCCGTCCACCGTTGCGGGCGGCGCCGGGAAAGACGATCAGGACGTTGGAGCCGAAGCTGCTGGCGGTTTCAAGGATTTCCTTGGTCGCGCCCTTGAGGATGGACATGGCGGCGACGACCGCGGCCACGCCGATAATCACGCCGAGCGTCGCCAGCAACGAGCGGAGCAGGTTGGTCCGGAGGGCCCGGATCGCAGCCAGGATGATTCTGAGATAGAACATGGTCACCTGTTATTCAAATCGAAGGCGGGCAGCGCCCACCCAACATTGCTTTCCGCATCCTATTCGGTCTTGGCGGCGGTCTGTCGGACCAGGGCGGCGGTTTCCTCCATGGCGGCTTGGCGCTCGCGCGGATCGGTGGGACCGTCGTGGACGATCTTGCCATCCCGCATCTGCACGATCCGCTGGGCCTGGACGGCGACGTCGTGCTCATGGGTCACGATCACCACGGTGACGCCCTGCTGGTGCAGTTGATGGAAAATCTGCATGATCTGGGCTCCGGTCCGCGTATCGAGGTTGCCGGTGGGTTCGTCGGCCAGGATGACTTTCGGGTTGTTGACGATGGCCCGGGCGATGGCCACCCGCTGGCGTTCGCCGCCGGAAAGTTCAGCCGGGACGTGGCGGGCCCGTTCGGCCAGACCGACCTTTTGCAGGGCGGCCATGGCCGCTTCGTGCGTGCGGATGCGCCGGGCGTAGAACAGGGGCACCGCGACGTTCTCAGCCGCGCTGACCCGCGCGAGCAGGTTGAACGTCTGGAACACAAAGCCGATCCGCTGATTGCGGGTCTCGGCGAGTTGGCTTTCGGAGAGTTTGCCGACCAGCAGGCCGTCGAGATAGTAGCTGCCCTTGGTCGGGCGGTCGAGGCAGCCGAGGATGCCCATCATAGTGCTCTTGCCGGAGCCGGAGGGTCCGGTGATGCTGACAAACTCGCCGGCGCCGATCTTCAGGTCCACCCCGTCCAGGGCGCGGACGTCGGTCGCTCCCATATGGTAGATCTTGTGCACGTCCGCCAGTTCGATCAGGCATTTGGCGGCTACGCGGTCCGATTCGCGGCTGCGGCTGGCCGTTTGGGTCTGGGGCACTAGTCCTTGTCTCCCTCGTCCTCTTTCATTTTCTGGGGCAGGCGGATGTAGACCTCCTGGCCTTCCTTCAGGTCGCCGGTCTCGATCTCGATCCGTTCGGGCCCGGCCAGGCCGAGCTTGACCGGCATGAACCGCGGTTCGTCGCCGTCCTTTTCGCCGGGCACGTAGACGCCGTGCTGCTCGTTCTTGATCTTGATGGCCTCGATATCGACCAGCAGGACGTTCTTGCGGGTCCACGCGGTGAAATCGACGTTGGCGTGCATGCCGAGCATGAGTTTTTCGCGGGCGGCGGCTTCGAGTTCGATACGCACGGTGTAGGTCACGACGTTGTTGGCGACCTGCGGGTGCGGATAGATGCGTTCGACGGCGCCGGAGAAGGTTTCCTCCGGGAAGGCGTCGACCGTGACCTTCACGTTGCTGGCGGACTGGAGGATATTGACGTCCTCCGCGGTGGTGTCGCGTTGGGCCCCGTCGGCTGGGCGGGTGGCCAGGTGCGCGCCGTCACTGGAGGGGGCGAGATCCCGCACGCGGCCGATGTCCGCCTCGTCGACGTCCGCCTCGACGTAGAGCCGGCTCAGGTCGGCGATGGTCATCATGGTGGTCCCGCCGGTGACGGTGGTGATGCCGCTGGCAATGATCTGGCCTTCCTGGACCAGCACCTGCTGGACCTGGCCGTTCATCGGGGAATAGACCTTGGTTTCGCGAAGGCGCTTGTTTGCCTGGTCGAGGGCGACGTTGGCCATTCGCACGCCCTGCTCAGCCAGTTTCACGCGGGTCCGGGCCTGCGAGACCAGCAGGCTCTTGTTGAGCGCCTCGCGGATGCGCCCGGCCTGGAGCAGGATATTGGCACGGGCCTGCCACATGGTCATCAACGCGGTCTGGTACTCCACCCGGCCGGTGTAGCCCAGATCGCCGCCGTTCGACTCGTTCGAGAGCACCTTGGTTCCTTCATCCACGAGCCGGCTGACCGCCAGGGCCTCGGCTTCGGCCAGGGCCACGGTTCTCTCGCAGGCCCGCACCAGCAGCTTGGCCCCGTCGCTGACCAGTTCGAACTCGGGGTCCAGCAGCGGCGCGGGCTCGATGGCGTCTTCGGCGACGATCGGGAAGGCGGCCAGCACGCCGGCCTTTTCCTGGCGATAGAGTTCCTGCTGGCGGAACTCGAGGGTCACCCTCCGCAGTTCGGCCCGCGTGGCGTCGAGGCTGGCCAGGGCCAGTTCCATCGCCGTCAGCCAGTCCTTGTGGATCTGGGCCGCCGCCTGCTGCTCAAGCTGAAGACTTTCATCGGTGCGGGCCTTCTCGGCGGTGGCGTTGCTGACCACCAGTTCCTCGTCGGACGGGTCCAGTTCGATCAGCAGATCGCCCTCGCGGACCATGTCGCCGGGCTCGAAGAAGACCTTCAGCACGGTGCCGCTGGCCTTGGACTTGATCTCCCGCGGCTTGGAGGCCGGTTCGATGGTGCCGGTGGCCCCGATCGGAATCTCCAGGTCGCCGACCTCGATCTTGGTGATCAGAGGCTTTTCCCAGGAAAGTGCCGTGCTCTTGCGCTTCTGGTACCAGCTATAGACCAGAAATCCCACCACGAGCAGAACGACCAGCGTGATGATATGTTTCTTCCGCATTATGCTCCCTGTGCTGACAACGTGGAGTCCGCAGGCCGGTCAAGCCGCCTTGCGGGTCCGGCGGGTGATGGTCGCGCCGCATGCGGGGACCGCTCGTTCGCCGACTGTCTTCAGGCGTAACGCACAATTATAATACTCACGAATCCGAATGGACACAAAATTACCTTTCGCTTGCGCAGCCGGATCCGCATCGCAACGACGGCTCTACCTCTTGTACGTCGTCACGGGGTTCTGAAGTTTCATGAGTTTTTCGCTGATCCGTCCTGGTGCGAGATTGAGTCCACGTTTGCGGCTGCCATCACCGCACCTCTGTATGGCGACGGCCATGGCGAGACCGTCGGCTTCGGCGGAGCAAAGCAACGGAAAGGTGTACCCGCTGATGTCCTCCTCGGCGGTCGGTGCCTTGGGACGGCCTCGAAAGTTGTAGAAATGTCGTATGACTGAGACACCTGCCGCAAGGATGTCCGCCTGAACTCCAGCCGATGACTGTGCCTCGGCAGGGGCGCACTGCGGACGATTGGCGGAGGGGGTTTGGCCGTCGTTGGTGCTCAGAGCTGCTTGGATCAACGTCCGGCGGATATAGTACCGGTACTAGCTGCCGAGCTGGGCTGGGACGGGCCGATTCCAGGCAGGGTGTTGACTTTCAGGTCTGGTTCAGGTATGGTGCTGGTATGACGCAGATCGGGTCGGACAGGTCGGATTTGCTGGTGGTGGACCGCGTCGAGCGGGAGTTGCGGGGGGCGCTGCGGGATTTGTCCGGGCCTTCGGGCGGCAAGCTGCCGGAAGAGCGGGAGTTGGCTCGGCGGTACGGGGTCAGCCGCGAGTCGGTCCGCCAGGCGATGGCCCGGCTGAAGCGAGAGAACCTGGTCCGGTCGATCCGGGGCAAGGGAACGTTTGCCATTTCGCCGCGGCGGACGGCGACGGTGGTCCACCTGGTGACCTCGGGGCCGCTGGAGCAGTACAACATGATGGCGGCTGGGGTGCTCAGCGAGGTGCTCAAACGCCGGGGACTGACCTCTCATCTGGCGTGCTCAAGAGACCCAGCGGCGGAGTGGGATGCAATCATCAACGGCTTTCGGGACGGACTGGGCATGATCCTGGTGGGGGCGTTCGAGCGGACGACGGTCGAGGCGCTGATCTCACGCTGCGAACTGCCGGTGGTGCACGTCTCGGACCTGCGGGAGCCATTCCGCAGCTCGCCGGTCTGTGACGCGGTGGTCAACGACAACGTGGCTCTGGCCTGCGGCGCGACGGAGTACCTGATACGTCAGGGGCACCGGCGGATCGCCCTGCTTGGGTGGGATTCTGACTGCTGCTGGGATCGGGAGATGATTCGCGGTTACAGCGATACCCTGCGGGCGCACGGCATCGATCCGCGTCCGGAATGGCGGCTTGAGATGCCCTCGTCCAGACGGAACGAGGACGATCCACAACGCAGGCTGGCCCAGGCGGAGCGGGTGCATCGCACGGTGGCGGGTTGGCCGGTGGGACAGGAGCCGACGGCTTTGGTGCATTTTGGAGCCGATGAGATCGGCATGCGCGACGCGATCGACGAGTATCTGGGCAGCCGCTTTGCCGGGCAGGTGATGGCGATGACGTACTGGGAACTGTTGCTGATGGGCTACCGGGGCACATCGGACGCCACGGCGGCGGCGGTCCGGTTCGAGGATATCGCGGAACGGGCGGTGGAAGTGCTGCTGAACCGACAAGAGGATACAGGTCCGCCGGTGCGGGAGATCCGCGGCCGGGCGTTCTTGTGCGAACGGCGAGGCGGAGTGTGGAGGCCACAGCGATGATGATTTCGAATTTCGGAAGGCGTTGTCGGTGGGCTGGTTCGCGGCGATCCACCACGGCCGGTGGCACAGTGAGGGCCTCGGGTTTCACACTGATCGAGTTGCTCGTGGTGGTGGCGATCATCGCGGTGCTGGTGTCGATGCTGCTGCCGGCGCTGGCGTCGGCCCGCAGCCTTGCCCAGCGAACCGCGTGCGCCTCGAACCTGCGGATGATCGGCGTGGGGTACATGG of Phycisphaerae bacterium contains these proteins:
- a CDS encoding nucleoside/nucleotide kinase family protein translates to MPADAGQLAEELIGRLREAPGRYLLGLTGIPGSGKSTLAARLQDAIAERLGPDRSAVVAMDGFHWPNRVLEMRNLVGRKGSPPTFDAAAFAELLRRLREVPPQTVMAPVYDRRLHAPVSDAIEIGPRVELVIVEGNYLLLSEGPWAAIRGLLDQVWFIDIPLEMSMQRVRDRHIAGGMAPDAADAKVAANDRLNAELILSTRSLADETITADV
- a CDS encoding HlyD family efflux transporter periplasmic adaptor subunit; the protein is MRKKHIITLVVLLVVGFLVYSWYQKRKSTALSWEKPLITKIEVGDLEIPIGATGTIEPASKPREIKSKASGTVLKVFFEPGDMVREGDLLIELDPSDEELVVSNATAEKARTDESLQLEQQAAAQIHKDWLTAMELALASLDATRAELRRVTLEFRQQELYRQEKAGVLAAFPIVAEDAIEPAPLLDPEFELVSDGAKLLVRACERTVALAEAEALAVSRLVDEGTKVLSNESNGGDLGYTGRVEYQTALMTMWQARANILLQAGRIREALNKSLLVSQARTRVKLAEQGVRMANVALDQANKRLRETKVYSPMNGQVQQVLVQEGQIIASGITTVTGGTTMMTIADLSRLYVEADVDEADIGRVRDLAPSSDGAHLATRPADGAQRDTTAEDVNILQSASNVKVTVDAFPEETFSGAVERIYPHPQVANNVVTYTVRIELEAAAREKLMLGMHANVDFTAWTRKNVLLVDIEAIKIKNEQHGVYVPGEKDGDEPRFMPVKLGLAGPERIEIETGDLKEGQEVYIRLPQKMKEDEGDKD
- a CDS encoding DUF4405 domain-containing protein, whose translation is MTRYNWNRLINLVLAVLVVGITFSGVVMKVVLPPGRGGRHLGGGRGQGWGRAMLEGGEPEGPLTLWGLGRHDWGEIHLWLATVMIVLVVVHIWLHWGWVKRAYFGSPCPPQDEVESSGSDEPCPADRSASE
- a CDS encoding GntR family transcriptional regulator, producing the protein MTQIGSDRSDLLVVDRVERELRGALRDLSGPSGGKLPEERELARRYGVSRESVRQAMARLKRENLVRSIRGKGTFAISPRRTATVVHLVTSGPLEQYNMMAAGVLSEVLKRRGLTSHLACSRDPAAEWDAIINGFRDGLGMILVGAFERTTVEALISRCELPVVHVSDLREPFRSSPVCDAVVNDNVALACGATEYLIRQGHRRIALLGWDSDCCWDREMIRGYSDTLRAHGIDPRPEWRLEMPSSRRNEDDPQRRLAQAERVHRTVAGWPVGQEPTALVHFGADEIGMRDAIDEYLGSRFAGQVMAMTYWELLLMGYRGTSDATAAAVRFEDIAERAVEVLLNRQEDTGPPVREIRGRAFLCERRGGVWRPQR
- a CDS encoding ABC transporter ATP-binding protein, whose product is MIELADVHKIYHMGATDVRALDGVDLKIGAGEFVSITGPSGSGKSTMMGILGCLDRPTKGSYYLDGLLVGKLSESQLAETRNQRIGFVFQTFNLLARVSAAENVAVPLFYARRIRTHEAAMAALQKVGLAERARHVPAELSGGERQRVAIARAIVNNPKVILADEPTGNLDTRTGAQIMQIFHQLHQQGVTVVIVTHEHDVAVQAQRIVQMRDGKIVHDGPTDPRERQAAMEETAALVRQTAAKTE
- a CDS encoding FtsX-like permease family protein; protein product: MFYLRIILAAIRALRTNLLRSLLATLGVIIGVAAVVAAMSILKGATKEILETASSFGSNVLIVFPGAARNGGRATGDVETLHIADSDAIVRQCNAVLRAAPEVLGAASVKYFSRNMACSVLGTTPEYSSIRNYTVRAGRFISRSDVQSEAYVVVLGHKVAEELFGRAEPVGMLVKIKGKPFTVVGVMEKKGTLGFTRVDEQVVVPLSTAMKRLFGYRSVHSISVQTRSTDLTEEGRGQVTKLLRKRHKIKPGEKADFGLFSQEQLLEGVKDYADILGIVFYSIAGISMVVGGIGIMNIMLVSVTERTREIGVRMAVGAKRTDILSQFLAESSSISLIGGAIGVLLGIGLGKAIEDLSRGLFSPYTPSTVITTALSVAIITGIVSGIYPAYKASRLDPVEALRYE